In a single window of the Olivibacter sp. SDN3 genome:
- a CDS encoding sialidase family protein yields the protein MEQSTFPKHSIRQQKNHWFLYLFVGIWLAPLCAQAQVSDVTPNKQEILQSMSWRNIGPNRGGRSLGIAGSTKRKNEYYFGAVGGGLWKTIDGGLTWKPVTDGQINSSSVGAVAVSESNPDMVYIGTGEVQFRGNIMQGDGIYKSADAGKTWQHVGLKNSQAIARIRIHPTNPDIVYTAVLGHPFGPNEERGVFKTTDGGKTWKKVLYKGDKAGAVDLVIDVNNPETLYATIWQVYRTPYKMWGGGGASGIFKSTDGGESWEELTRKPGLPTGTVGKIGVAVSPVDSKRVWAVVEAEDGGVYRSDDAGATWQLVNNERKLRQRAFYYSRLVADPLDRDGVYGLNVGFYKSSDGGVTFDKTIRVPHGDNHDLWIAADDSNRLAEANDGGGTISLNGGDTWTDEDFPTAQLYHIMVTSDFPYHVAGAQQDNTTIAVPSDDWSHMSTRTNSIKSGLGYAYSVGGGESGYIAQDPKDPDIFYAGSQGALLTRINRSTGQIRDVQVYPRFFSGEEAKVLPERWQWTFPIVFSPKNPNKLYTCSQHVWVSSNEGQSWDKISPDLTYADTTTLGISGGEITRDMNGPEIYATVFALAPSHHDEQVIWAGSDDGLIHITRDHGKNWTNITPPDMVQNTRVSIIEESPHHPGTAYVAAKRYQMDDRAPYIWKTKDYGKTWTKIVQGIGEDDYVHSIREDLVVPGLLYAGTEHGVWVSYNDGAQWLPLQFDLPDTQVSDLIVTEKDLVIGTHGRSIYILDDIAPLRQLATVNLEEPHLFNTYPAVRRIEEGLIQYYLPKVPQTLRVEIFNAQGDTVIAYQGTPDETGQEDTGGRYAVQQMPSMKAGLNNFQWNLRYPGATSFDGMIIWSGRPQLGPFAPPGEYQVKLTVDGETFTEQLQIKLDPRLKGVSEADVMEQFKLAIDLRNKTSLANEAVIKIRKMKAAMEANKEKHRKMLDQLSSIEEALYQVRNQSAQDPLNFPIKLNNRLASLWRSVETGDAKPTAGAYQVTEELTEELNTYLSQLDTLFSSKEIKPYLKTLDL from the coding sequence ATGGAACAATCAACATTTCCCAAGCACAGCATCCGCCAACAGAAAAACCACTGGTTCCTTTACCTATTTGTTGGCATTTGGCTAGCACCCCTATGTGCACAAGCACAGGTCAGCGATGTTACACCCAATAAGCAGGAGATCCTGCAATCCATGTCATGGCGAAACATTGGCCCAAATCGTGGAGGGCGGTCACTCGGTATTGCCGGCAGCACCAAGCGCAAGAACGAATACTATTTCGGCGCTGTGGGGGGCGGTCTATGGAAAACCATCGATGGCGGGCTGACCTGGAAACCCGTTACCGATGGACAGATCAATAGTTCATCAGTAGGTGCAGTGGCCGTTTCAGAGAGCAATCCTGATATGGTGTATATTGGCACAGGCGAGGTACAGTTTCGGGGCAACATCATGCAGGGTGATGGCATTTATAAATCAGCGGATGCCGGAAAAACCTGGCAACATGTCGGGCTAAAAAACTCCCAGGCTATTGCCCGGATACGCATACATCCCACCAACCCCGATATTGTTTATACGGCGGTACTTGGCCATCCTTTTGGACCCAATGAAGAACGAGGCGTATTCAAAACAACCGACGGCGGAAAAACCTGGAAAAAAGTGCTGTATAAGGGCGATAAAGCGGGTGCAGTAGATCTTGTTATCGACGTCAACAATCCAGAAACCTTATATGCCACAATCTGGCAGGTCTATCGAACACCCTATAAAATGTGGGGTGGGGGTGGCGCCTCAGGTATTTTCAAATCTACCGATGGCGGCGAAAGCTGGGAAGAGCTCACCCGAAAACCCGGCCTACCCACCGGTACGGTAGGTAAGATTGGTGTCGCTGTTTCGCCGGTAGACTCCAAGCGGGTATGGGCGGTGGTAGAGGCCGAAGACGGAGGCGTGTATCGCTCGGATGATGCCGGTGCCACATGGCAGCTTGTAAATAATGAGCGGAAACTCCGACAACGGGCCTTTTATTATTCACGTCTAGTGGCAGACCCCTTAGATCGCGACGGCGTGTACGGGTTAAATGTAGGTTTTTATAAATCCAGTGATGGCGGCGTGACCTTCGACAAAACCATCCGCGTACCACACGGCGATAACCACGATCTTTGGATTGCCGCAGATGACTCCAATAGGTTGGCCGAAGCAAATGACGGTGGGGGCACCATTTCACTAAATGGTGGCGACACCTGGACCGACGAAGATTTTCCCACGGCACAGCTCTACCATATTATGGTGACCTCCGATTTCCCCTATCATGTAGCTGGAGCCCAGCAAGACAACACCACTATTGCTGTACCCAGTGATGATTGGTCGCACATGAGTACCCGCACCAACAGTATCAAATCCGGTCTTGGCTACGCCTATAGCGTCGGTGGAGGGGAAAGCGGTTATATTGCACAAGATCCTAAAGATCCGGATATCTTTTACGCAGGGAGCCAGGGAGCACTCTTGACACGAATCAATCGTAGCACCGGTCAAATCCGAGATGTGCAGGTTTATCCTCGTTTCTTTTCCGGAGAAGAGGCTAAAGTATTGCCCGAGCGGTGGCAATGGACTTTTCCTATTGTCTTCTCTCCTAAAAATCCAAATAAGCTCTACACCTGCTCACAGCATGTTTGGGTAAGCAGCAATGAAGGCCAATCCTGGGACAAGATCAGCCCAGACCTCACTTATGCAGACACCACCACCTTGGGCATAAGTGGTGGAGAGATCACCCGTGATATGAACGGACCGGAGATCTATGCCACGGTATTTGCCCTGGCCCCATCCCACCATGATGAGCAGGTAATATGGGCGGGTTCTGATGATGGACTCATACACATCACACGCGACCACGGCAAAAATTGGACAAATATCACCCCTCCAGACATGGTACAAAATACGCGGGTAAGCATTATTGAAGAATCACCCCATCATCCGGGTACTGCCTACGTGGCCGCTAAACGCTACCAGATGGATGATCGGGCACCCTATATCTGGAAAACCAAAGATTACGGAAAGACCTGGACGAAAATTGTCCAAGGCATAGGCGAAGACGATTATGTGCACAGCATACGCGAAGACCTCGTAGTACCGGGGTTGCTCTATGCCGGTACGGAACATGGCGTTTGGGTATCTTACAACGATGGCGCCCAATGGCTACCTCTTCAGTTCGATCTTCCCGATACGCAGGTATCCGACCTTATTGTTACCGAAAAAGACCTAGTCATTGGCACGCATGGCCGATCAATATACATTCTGGACGACATCGCACCCCTTCGCCAACTGGCTACCGTAAATCTCGAAGAACCTCACCTATTCAACACCTACCCTGCAGTTCGACGTATAGAAGAAGGGTTGATACAATATTACCTACCCAAAGTTCCACAGACGTTGCGCGTCGAGATATTCAATGCACAGGGAGATACCGTCATTGCCTATCAAGGCACTCCCGATGAAACAGGGCAGGAAGATACCGGTGGAAGATATGCTGTACAGCAAATGCCCAGTATGAAAGCTGGTCTAAATAATTTTCAGTGGAACCTCCGTTATCCCGGGGCCACTAGCTTCGATGGCATGATTATCTGGAGTGGCCGCCCGCAGTTAGGCCCTTTTGCGCCTCCCGGCGAGTACCAAGTCAAACTAACTGTTGACGGCGAAACCTTCACAGAACAGCTGCAGATTAAATTAGACCCCCGGCTAAAAGGCGTCAGTGAGGCCGACGTTATGGAGCAATTTAAACTGGCCATCGACCTCCGCAATAAAACCAGCTTAGCCAATGAGGCCGTGATTAAGATAAGGAAAATGAAAGCGGCTATGGAAGCTAATAAAGAAAAGCACCGTAAAATGCTCGATCAGCTTTCCAGCATTGAAGAAGCACTTTATCAGGTGCGAAACCAGAGTGCACAAGACCCACTCAATTTTCCTATTAAACTCAACAACCGCTTGGCATCGCTTTGGCGCAGTGTAGAAACAGGTGATGCCAAACCTACCGCCGGCGCCTATCAGGTGACCGAAGAACTTACCGAAGAGCTCAATACCTACCTTAGCCAGTTAGACACCTTGTTCTCTTCAAAAGAAATAAAACCGTACCTCAAAACCCTTGATCTATGA
- a CDS encoding TonB-dependent receptor, protein MKPNQFLLILFITFTHLSYAQAQTITGKVTAEEDKSPLAGVSVVIKGTTMGTKTATDGSYQIQASSGSILVFSFLGYETQELTITNQQQVSVELHEVANLMSEVVITGYGGAQSRRTVTSAISQVKAEEIANIPASSSDQLLQGRASGVQVNSNSGTPGGGVSVRIRGTSSINASSEPLYVIDGIPMQSENLSGLSVGGGITNPMADINPADIESMEVLKDASATAIYGARAANGVVLITTKRGANRKATINIGSYIGSQSMIKRPGVVDGPEFETLMNEVATNAGMEAPYANPAAASSTDWASPIVQDGQLRNIDLSISGGGENVRYMISGNNFLQEGIIKNSDFNRTTGRANIDFTPVKKLNMGTSILYSRNRRGRLRNDDNISGGLEGTFFYPPNEGYYNEDGSYYKIPTFENPLAAVNETTISMLTNRFLGTVFAEYEFIPNLKLKSNFSLDYSNVAESVYDNSKTNNGSAVGGVATRLGTNNSNWIQENVLSYRFQTGGHNLNALIGTTLQESRNDVAESVGQGFPSDSFQEIVAAAVLRSSSTSTSYGIASLFSRVDYNYQSKYLFTLNLRRDGSSRFGSEYQWGTFPSVGLGWVLTEEQFMQNLGILSTIKLRGSYGVTGNQSGINDFQSLGLWGGGAYADLAGIAPTQLANPGLKWETTNQLDIGIEFGLFNDRIHIDADYYNKDTKDLLLAVSIPRTTGFDELTQNFGEMRNRGVELGINAAVLGPGSALKWDLAFNIATNRNKIMRLAAPFNVYNRDIYRYEEGGQMFSFYLHPQIGVNPQTGDIEFEDVNGDGAFDVNNDRRIVGNANPDFFGGITNTLKYKGFDLMFFLQYSYGNDQLNWNRFFQEHGGTRSTNFSISQVDRWQQPGDITMIPRMTADNYASDLRPSRFLEDGSYLRLKNITLGYSLPPTLANKIGMTGARVYISGQNVFTVTNYTGLDPELTGTASNALTQGIEFYTMPQPRTFMAGLSFNF, encoded by the coding sequence ATGAAACCAAATCAATTTTTACTTATCCTTTTCATCACGTTTACGCACTTGAGCTATGCCCAAGCACAAACCATTACCGGTAAAGTGACGGCGGAAGAAGACAAGTCACCCTTAGCCGGCGTCAGTGTAGTGATAAAAGGAACTACAATGGGTACAAAAACGGCAACAGATGGCTCCTATCAAATCCAAGCGTCTTCCGGATCAATCCTAGTCTTCAGCTTTCTGGGTTATGAGACACAGGAGCTCACCATTACCAACCAGCAACAGGTAAGCGTTGAACTACATGAGGTCGCTAACCTCATGTCAGAAGTGGTCATAACGGGCTACGGCGGTGCGCAATCGCGACGTACGGTTACCAGTGCTATTTCACAGGTTAAAGCAGAGGAAATTGCCAATATACCCGCTTCCAGTAGTGATCAATTATTACAGGGGAGAGCGTCAGGGGTTCAGGTAAATTCCAATTCAGGCACCCCCGGCGGGGGAGTTTCCGTACGTATCCGCGGAACCTCATCCATTAACGCCTCTAGCGAACCCTTATATGTTATCGATGGCATCCCAATGCAATCGGAAAACCTGTCGGGTCTAAGTGTCGGTGGTGGAATTACCAATCCAATGGCAGATATCAACCCGGCAGATATTGAATCCATGGAAGTTTTAAAGGATGCCTCTGCTACTGCAATCTACGGCGCCCGGGCTGCCAACGGAGTGGTATTGATCACCACAAAGAGAGGCGCTAACAGAAAGGCAACCATCAATATTGGATCATACATAGGTAGTCAAAGCATGATTAAACGACCGGGAGTTGTAGACGGACCCGAATTTGAAACACTCATGAATGAGGTTGCCACCAATGCCGGAATGGAAGCCCCCTACGCCAATCCTGCCGCGGCTTCCAGCACAGATTGGGCATCCCCCATTGTACAAGATGGACAACTTCGGAACATCGATTTATCCATTAGTGGCGGTGGCGAAAACGTACGTTATATGATATCGGGGAACAACTTCCTGCAAGAAGGCATCATCAAGAATTCTGATTTCAATCGTACCACAGGTAGAGCCAATATTGATTTCACACCTGTCAAGAAACTCAACATGGGAACGAGCATCTTGTATTCACGCAACCGTAGAGGCCGTCTCCGTAATGACGACAATATTTCAGGCGGTCTGGAAGGTACATTCTTTTATCCACCTAACGAGGGTTATTATAACGAAGATGGATCGTACTATAAAATCCCGACGTTTGAAAATCCACTGGCAGCAGTTAATGAAACCACCATAAGCATGCTTACCAATCGGTTTTTAGGTACTGTATTTGCCGAGTATGAATTCATTCCCAACCTCAAGTTGAAATCGAACTTCAGTCTTGATTACAGCAATGTAGCCGAAAGCGTGTATGATAATTCCAAAACCAATAACGGATCGGCTGTTGGTGGTGTCGCTACACGCCTCGGGACGAATAATTCCAATTGGATACAGGAAAATGTATTGAGCTATCGCTTTCAAACGGGCGGACATAATCTGAATGCTCTTATCGGAACAACCTTACAAGAGTCTCGCAATGATGTTGCAGAATCTGTTGGCCAAGGCTTTCCTTCAGACAGCTTCCAGGAAATTGTAGCCGCCGCTGTGTTACGATCCAGTTCAACGAGCACCAGTTATGGTATTGCATCACTATTTTCTCGCGTAGATTACAATTATCAATCAAAATATTTATTCACATTAAACCTAAGGCGTGATGGTTCTTCCCGTTTCGGATCAGAATACCAATGGGGAACTTTTCCTTCCGTGGGTCTGGGATGGGTGCTCACCGAAGAACAGTTCATGCAAAACTTAGGTATTCTCAGTACCATTAAGCTGAGAGGCAGTTACGGTGTTACCGGAAATCAAAGCGGCATTAACGATTTTCAGTCACTGGGGCTATGGGGAGGGGGTGCTTATGCAGATCTGGCGGGCATAGCCCCCACCCAATTAGCCAATCCCGGCCTAAAATGGGAAACCACCAACCAATTGGACATCGGCATTGAGTTTGGCCTATTCAATGATCGCATCCATATTGATGCCGATTATTACAACAAAGACACCAAAGATCTCCTTTTAGCGGTATCCATTCCGCGCACCACCGGTTTCGATGAGCTTACCCAGAATTTTGGAGAAATGCGCAACCGTGGTGTTGAGCTGGGCATTAATGCGGCTGTCCTAGGGCCAGGAAGCGCCCTAAAATGGGATTTAGCGTTTAATATTGCTACTAACAGAAACAAAATTATGCGATTAGCGGCTCCTTTCAATGTTTATAACCGCGACATCTATCGCTATGAAGAAGGCGGTCAAATGTTTTCTTTTTATCTCCATCCACAAATAGGCGTAAACCCGCAAACCGGCGACATTGAATTTGAAGACGTTAATGGCGATGGCGCGTTCGACGTAAACAACGATCGCCGTATTGTTGGTAACGCCAATCCTGATTTCTTCGGCGGTATTACCAATACGCTCAAGTACAAGGGCTTTGACTTGATGTTTTTTCTACAATATTCCTATGGCAACGATCAATTGAACTGGAACAGATTTTTTCAGGAACATGGCGGTACACGGAGCACCAACTTCTCTATTAGCCAAGTCGACCGTTGGCAGCAACCGGGTGACATCACGATGATTCCTAGAATGACCGCAGACAACTACGCGTCTGATCTGCGTCCTTCCCGATTTTTGGAAGATGGCTCATACCTACGCCTAAAAAATATCACGCTCGGCTATAGCCTACCGCCAACCCTTGCCAACAAAATAGGCATGACAGGTGCACGCGTCTATATTTCCGGTCAAAATGTGTTTACGGTTACCAATTATACGGGCTTAGATCCCGAATTAACCGGCACCGCATCAAACGCCCTTACGCAGGGTATTGAGTTTTACACCATGCCGCAGCCGCGCACGTTTATGGCGGGTCTGAGCTTTAATTTTTAA
- a CDS encoding YfiT family bacillithiol transferase translates to MITEQLKYPIGKYQKVEKVTPELLTEQIAIIASFPERLAHEVQKLSKEQLDTPYRSGGWTVRQVVHHCADSHMNSFIRFKLTLTEDKPTIKPYEQGLWAELADSKTSDVEESLILLKALHRRWIKLLHALSPSDLERVFVHPENGKEVSLRENIGIYAWHCNHHLAHIINLKRDMKWQYM, encoded by the coding sequence ATGATAACCGAACAACTTAAATATCCCATAGGTAAATACCAAAAGGTCGAAAAAGTAACACCCGAATTGTTAACCGAACAGATCGCCATTATCGCTTCTTTCCCGGAAAGATTGGCGCATGAAGTACAAAAATTATCGAAGGAGCAGTTGGATACACCTTATAGAAGTGGTGGATGGACAGTACGGCAGGTGGTGCACCATTGCGCGGATAGTCATATGAATAGTTTTATACGTTTTAAGCTGACCTTAACCGAAGATAAGCCGACCATAAAGCCTTATGAACAAGGGCTTTGGGCGGAATTGGCCGACAGCAAGACATCTGATGTTGAAGAAAGCCTGATACTATTAAAGGCATTACACAGACGCTGGATAAAACTTCTGCATGCACTTAGTCCGAGTGATCTGGAAAGGGTATTCGTACATCCCGAAAATGGGAAGGAAGTCTCGCTACGGGAAAATATTGGAATCTACGCCTGGCATTGTAACCATCACCTTGCGCATATCATTAACCTGAAAAGGGATATGAAATGGCAATACATGTAA
- a CDS encoding TonB-dependent siderophore receptor has product MNILVYEFFTVSFYSNRYYLLKTGVFMLIFNLFSGLHAQEIHILDAITRNPVGSASVRMPGSDYLLYTDYKGRVAVDEVMGDTLMVSSIGYRQTTLPVTNLFQDSMVVLLQPDPVYLDPVNIGANRLSQQEANLPNKISRLHRQDVLFQQPQTSADLLGNTGEVFIQKSQQSGGSPMIRGFATNRVLITVDDIRMNSAIFRSGNLQNVISIDPLATNDVSVLFGPGSVIYGSDAIGGVMNFQTLTPLLSSSGTPLVKGNVLTRWSSANQEKTGHFDLSIGLRKWAFITSVSGNDFGDLKMGKRGPNEYLRPEYVVSDLDGDVIRPNDDPYKQVPSAYKQINLMQKVFFQPNDRWSFQYAFHYSNSSDNPRYDNLIRYRSDQLRWAEWYYGPQQWVMNHVKLIHRASTGIYDEMKINIAHQYFKESRHDRPFAEEEKNHNEERVNAYSLNVDFYKRLGVKHVINYGLESVYDKVGSTGALENMVTGLSEEGPTRYPDGSSWSSHAAFVTHEYQASNKMVLQSGLRYNYFIVDAEFNDTFYPFPFERADVNTGALTGSAGIVYTPGNKWRVQSNISTGFRAPNIDDIGKVFESTPGSVVVPNPGLSAEYATNVDLGFAKTFGEIFKVDATGFYTYLSNAMVRRDFSLNGQTEMEYAGELSTIQAIQNAANAKVYGVSAGVQLLMPNGIGFSSRFNYQHGTEELDNGDTAPLRHAGPWFGISRLMYAAQRFKAELYAVYNGEVSNDNLAPSEQEKTYMYATDENGNPYSPAWSTLNARLLYRVTDFLMLNVGVENITDKMYRTYSSGIVSAGRNYVLSLRASF; this is encoded by the coding sequence ATGAATATTCTTGTTTACGAATTTTTTACTGTTTCATTTTATAGTAATAGGTATTACCTGTTAAAAACAGGTGTTTTTATGTTGATTTTTAACTTATTTAGTGGTTTGCACGCGCAAGAAATACATATTTTAGATGCGATTACCCGAAATCCGGTAGGTTCTGCTAGTGTGCGCATGCCAGGTAGTGATTATTTACTCTATACCGATTATAAGGGGAGAGTAGCTGTAGACGAGGTTATGGGAGACACTTTGATGGTGAGTAGCATAGGGTACCGTCAAACCACCTTACCCGTGACAAATCTATTTCAAGACAGTATGGTGGTTTTACTTCAACCAGATCCTGTTTATCTCGACCCGGTAAATATAGGTGCCAATAGATTGAGCCAACAGGAAGCCAATCTACCGAATAAGATCAGCCGCTTGCATCGGCAGGATGTCCTTTTTCAACAACCGCAGACCTCGGCAGACCTATTGGGCAATACGGGCGAGGTGTTTATTCAAAAAAGCCAGCAATCTGGTGGCAGTCCGATGATCAGGGGCTTTGCCACCAACAGAGTATTGATAACGGTGGATGACATCCGGATGAACTCAGCGATTTTTAGAAGCGGCAATCTACAAAATGTAATCAGCATAGATCCCTTGGCTACCAACGATGTTTCTGTGCTCTTTGGCCCGGGGTCTGTAATATATGGCAGCGATGCTATTGGAGGCGTGATGAATTTTCAGACATTAACGCCACTTTTGAGCAGTAGCGGTACACCTTTGGTAAAGGGGAATGTATTAACCCGGTGGTCGTCCGCTAATCAGGAGAAGACGGGGCATTTTGACTTGAGTATTGGACTAAGGAAATGGGCTTTTATAACAAGTGTTTCTGGAAATGACTTCGGTGATCTGAAAATGGGAAAAAGGGGGCCAAATGAGTACCTCCGGCCGGAATACGTGGTCTCAGACCTGGATGGGGATGTTATCCGGCCGAATGACGATCCTTATAAACAAGTGCCAAGTGCTTATAAGCAGATCAATCTGATGCAGAAGGTGTTTTTTCAGCCGAATGACCGCTGGTCTTTTCAATATGCCTTCCACTATTCCAATAGCTCGGATAATCCACGTTATGACAATTTAATTCGTTACCGGTCTGACCAGTTGCGTTGGGCAGAATGGTATTATGGCCCTCAACAGTGGGTGATGAACCACGTGAAGTTGATTCATAGGGCGTCAACGGGAATTTATGATGAAATGAAAATAAATATTGCCCATCAGTATTTTAAGGAAAGTAGACACGATCGTCCTTTTGCTGAAGAAGAAAAAAATCATAATGAGGAACGTGTTAATGCTTATTCGTTGAATGTTGATTTTTATAAGCGATTAGGCGTTAAGCATGTTATCAATTACGGACTGGAGAGTGTTTACGATAAGGTAGGTTCTACGGGGGCTTTGGAAAATATGGTTACCGGCTTAAGCGAAGAAGGGCCTACGCGTTATCCTGATGGTTCATCCTGGAGCTCACATGCGGCTTTTGTAACACACGAATACCAGGCAAGCAATAAGATGGTGCTGCAATCGGGCCTACGCTATAATTATTTTATAGTAGATGCTGAATTTAATGATACTTTTTACCCTTTTCCATTCGAACGGGCGGATGTGAACACTGGCGCACTCACCGGAAGTGCAGGGATCGTTTATACGCCGGGCAATAAATGGCGGGTACAGTCCAATATTTCAACAGGATTTCGTGCGCCCAATATTGATGATATCGGAAAGGTATTTGAGTCTACTCCAGGATCGGTTGTAGTACCGAATCCGGGGCTATCTGCTGAATATGCCACGAATGTAGATCTGGGCTTTGCCAAAACCTTTGGAGAAATTTTTAAAGTAGATGCCACTGGTTTTTATACTTACCTGAGCAATGCGATGGTACGTAGGGATTTTTCGCTCAATGGGCAAACGGAAATGGAATACGCCGGGGAATTGAGTACTATCCAAGCTATTCAGAATGCTGCAAACGCTAAAGTATATGGTGTGAGCGCAGGCGTACAGCTATTGATGCCTAATGGTATAGGTTTCAGTTCCCGATTTAATTATCAACATGGCACCGAAGAATTGGATAATGGCGACACGGCTCCACTTCGGCACGCAGGCCCGTGGTTTGGAATTTCCCGTTTAATGTATGCTGCACAACGCTTTAAAGCAGAGTTATACGCAGTTTATAATGGTGAGGTTAGCAATGATAACTTAGCTCCTTCTGAACAGGAAAAGACTTATATGTATGCGACTGATGAGAATGGAAATCCGTATTCGCCTGCCTGGAGCACTTTGAATGCCCGGTTACTTTATCGGGTAACTGACTTTTTAATGCTGAACGTGGGGGTGGAAAATATAACAGATAAAATGTATCGAACTTACTCTTCGGGTATTGTGTCCGCAGGCAGAAACTACGTACTTTCCTTAAGGGCATCTTTTTAA
- a CDS encoding RagB/SusD family nutrient uptake outer membrane protein: MNKYPILKKTKLILCYYAVLLTTSGCNSILQQDPRNELSEEIAIADARGAEAAVAGLYNQLQDGNYYGRNFLIMSDVSSDQAQSIGTWDFYREMDTYQNSTGNTEIGYFYSRAYKTVYVANTIISVLPTLEDLTDTQRSSMLGEAYFVRALAYFDLIRIFGGYPEVVGSLGVAIVNEEERGVLSEPARTSLADSYAYVETDLLRALDLLPESSDRSRASKGAARALLSRLYLYTRDFASCISYADAVIATQNTYNLNPSYTDIFATKLSTESIFELNFNNADQSGVRNWYFPTSQGGRGDLACHPSFVEKAQADPDDVRGTLYAYENSARVYYPTKYNKSGNIDNIHVIRIAEMYLNRAEAKVISGVDLEGALADLNMIRERAGAQPHNTTDPNTLLAYIWEEQQLEFAFEGHSFFDLIRTGQAQETVSNIPRLNAPNSISFTNLERALFPIPLFEINANPNMVQNSAYQ; encoded by the coding sequence ATGAATAAGTACCCTATTCTTAAAAAAACCAAACTGATATTGTGCTATTACGCCGTTTTGCTAACAACTTCGGGATGTAACAGCATACTTCAACAAGATCCCCGTAACGAGCTCAGTGAAGAGATCGCCATTGCGGATGCCCGCGGAGCCGAAGCAGCCGTCGCCGGCTTATACAACCAACTCCAAGACGGCAATTATTACGGCCGTAATTTTCTGATCATGAGCGACGTATCAAGTGATCAGGCACAAAGTATCGGCACCTGGGATTTTTACCGTGAAATGGACACCTACCAGAACTCTACCGGCAACACGGAAATCGGTTATTTTTATAGCAGAGCTTATAAAACCGTTTATGTGGCCAATACCATTATTTCGGTCCTTCCAACACTTGAAGACCTCACAGATACGCAACGAAGCAGCATGCTGGGCGAAGCTTATTTTGTTCGTGCCCTGGCATACTTTGATCTTATCCGGATTTTCGGCGGATATCCCGAGGTCGTGGGCAGCTTAGGTGTCGCCATTGTCAATGAAGAGGAGCGCGGCGTGCTTTCAGAACCCGCCAGAACTTCGCTCGCCGATAGTTATGCCTATGTAGAGACCGATCTCTTGCGAGCCTTGGATCTACTTCCCGAATCCAGTGACCGTTCGCGTGCATCAAAAGGCGCGGCCCGTGCACTACTCTCCAGACTTTATCTTTATACACGCGACTTTGCTTCCTGCATTAGTTATGCTGATGCTGTAATTGCCACCCAGAACACCTACAACCTTAATCCGTCATATACCGACATTTTTGCCACCAAGCTCAGTACAGAATCCATCTTCGAACTCAATTTTAATAATGCCGATCAAAGCGGTGTACGTAACTGGTATTTCCCTACCAGCCAAGGTGGCCGGGGCGATTTAGCCTGCCACCCCTCATTTGTAGAAAAGGCCCAGGCTGATCCCGATGACGTACGGGGCACCCTATATGCTTATGAAAACAGCGCCCGTGTTTATTATCCCACCAAATATAACAAGTCAGGCAATATTGATAACATACACGTCATCCGCATTGCCGAGATGTACCTCAACCGTGCAGAAGCCAAGGTGATCAGTGGCGTTGACCTCGAAGGTGCATTGGCAGACCTAAATATGATAAGAGAGCGAGCTGGAGCACAACCACATAACACCACTGATCCGAATACACTTCTAGCCTATATATGGGAAGAACAGCAGTTAGAATTTGCCTTCGAAGGACACAGTTTTTTTGATTTGATCCGCACCGGACAGGCACAGGAAACCGTCTCCAATATCCCCCGGTTAAATGCGCCAAACAGCATCAGCTTCACCAATCTTGAGCGCGCCCTATTTCCCATTCCACTTTTCGAGATAAATGCAAATCCAAACATGGTACAAAACAGCGCATATCAATAA